The following is a genomic window from Gigantopelta aegis isolate Gae_Host chromosome 5, Gae_host_genome, whole genome shotgun sequence.
ATGACTCTCTCGGCTAACACTGCCAGTTACCTCACCTTCTTTCAGCTCTGCTATTCCTTTGTCACACAACCATTTCTGTTGATCTCGACTGGAGCTTGGTCAGTAGAAAATGATGTCTCGTAGGCAGTATTTGCCCAATACTCTCACAAACCCAAACAGTGGAACATTCACTACATAGATTTCGACAGCACATCATCATAATCTGATGTGTCCTATTTTAGGATTGACGAATAAAGTTCAATTGTGTGAAACAGACTTGGTCTCAATTATGACTAATCATATATTATGAAGGTTTGTTAATTTCACTTGAAGTTCTAGCGtacataaaattagttttaaatatatagcgCAATGTAATGCTCCAATGCAACTGCCACGACCTCCATGTTAGATTTCTAGGTCAAAATGACATCAAATTGCAAAAAAGGCCACACAAAAAACGGTTATGAATTCCCTGTTTGATGTAAACAGATACCTCGTATATTATTCTAACTCTGTTAGTTTAAGGATTACATCATGTTCTTATTTTAAATACGGTGAACAACAGTAATCTTGGATTTTAAGATCAAGATGACCtgaaaatgcaaaaatgtactCGGGCTACCTGTAAACTTGTGTCttcaagtaaatatatatatatatgttttcttttatcatttatatatatatatatatatatatatatatatatatatatatatatatatacacacacacacacacacacacacacacacacacacacacacacacacaaacatgcatgcatacatgcatacatatatacacccacccacacacacacacacacacacatatatataactttacatATATTGTAATTGCGccagtattaaatattaaagggactttcccaagtttgctgcattgtaagatgtttctgactaatacaatatttatacgattaaacttacatattaaatatattttcttgtttagaatatcagtgtctgtatattcaatgtgtttctgatcgtcttaatatttttaagaagcccaaactggattttgtcttcaaataatttcgtacgtacgaaaaaatccttttaggaaataaaatgaaatttaacctagtacaaacactagaacgatcaaaaacacgtttaatatacagccactaatattttatgcagaaaagtaATTTGATATGTATTTACAATCATCAaacagtttctgttagtcgataacatcctaataattgcagcaaactcgggaatgtccctttaatggattattgaaaacatgtttttgttttttttacagtacGTCAACATCCtcatcccgcccccccccccaaaaaaaaaaaaacaaaaaaaaaaaacaacaaaaaaataaacatcctTCAAAAATAGAACGAAAAGTTACTTAGTTTTGTTTATCTatagcactagagcacattggtttattaatgattgtctattgggtgtcaagcatttggtaattttgacatatagtcttagagaggaaacccgctgcatgtttccattagtagcaagatatcggttataaccatcccacagacagggtaccACATGCCACAAGGCGTTGTACAGTGTGTCTGCTTTACAGATTTTGCTGTACAGGTGCCTGGTATATTAAGAGGTTTTATACAAGAACTAACGGGACTCCAAAGTCTGGAATAATTTGAATTAAATTAAACAGGACTGAACTAATATTAACGTTTATCTTGTTGTACAGTACATTCCACCAATCAAGTGTTTACTACACCAGTCGTATGTGTCAGAAGTGTGTGTGCAttaacgaaggaaggaaatgttttacttaacaacgcactcaacacaatgcATTTATGGTTAAATGGCGTCCGATATATGGtcaatgaccacacagatattgacagagaaaacctgctgtcgccacttcatgggctactcttttcgattaacagcaagggatcttttatatgtaccatcccacagaacggatagcacataccacgacctttgatgtaccagtcgtttcgcccaatgggcccaccgacggggtttcgatcctagaccgatcgcgcatcacgCGAacactttacctctgggctacgtcccgcgccgGCATTAACGAATTACTATTACTGCTTCATgcaataactgttttattaaacagTCTGTCAACAGtccaggaggggggggggggggggggggggggggggggggggggtagcccagtgctaaagcgctcggttgatgcgcagtcggttttggatcgatccccgtcggtggacccattgggctatttctcggtgcagccagtgcaccaagacttgtatatctaaggccgtggtatgtgctgtcctgtctgtgggatagtgcatatgaaagatcccttgcttcattaggaaaaatgtaacgaatTTCCTCTGAatactacgagtcagaattaccaaatgtttgacatccaatagccgatgattaattactcaatgtgctctagtggtgacattaaacaaaacaaactatcaacattccatattttaacagtgttaaagggacattcctgagtttgctacattgcaagatgtttccgactaataaactatttctatgattaaacttacatattaaatatattttcttgtttagaatatcagtgtatgtatatttaatgtgtttctagtcgtcttaatatttgtaagaagcccaaacggAGATaactgaaatttaacctagtacaaatattagaacgatcagaaacacgtttaatatacagcactaatatatttttcagaaaaaatatatttgatatgtaattacaatagttaaaaagtctctgttagtcgataacatcttaaacattgcagctaactcaggaatgtccctttaatatcccGATAATATTTGCGACCACAAATGATAACTGTTTTTACAAATGACTATGTGATTAAATTATTACTACACGCTAATACTATTtcacacaataattattataattttaaacaataacttTTTCAGTATATGACTGACCTAGAACATCTGAGATTTAATACAGATTTCCAATGCCTCCAGTCTAAAGAGGAACCATGTAACAAACGATTTTCAAAAGAACAGTTTGAGAGACGACCACCTCACCAACTTCTTAAAGTCTTACGTTCTCTTGAATAACAACATGTCGAATACAAGAGCAGTTATCAGGAATCGGTTGGAAATAGTTTCTCGCCAAATCGACCTGACAGAACTTAATAATCAGTtagaagaaagaaggaagaagaGAATGAAAACCTGTTATCCAGTTGAAATTGACATTTATTTAGATTACAGTACTTGGGAATCAGAAGAAGAGGAGGACATGGAAGAAGAGGAAAATGCCCGACATATCTGGTTATGTCGCGTATATGATGAAAACCCCTATCGCTGTAGACTGTCGGATGAACGCAGTCGGTTTGTGATACAGTTTGGCACCTTGATGGAATTGATTAGCATGGTTAGAAAAATCGCCTTCCCTAACGCATCGTTTACTCAAAACCGACCTTTACAAATTGTGGACACTTGTAAAGAATTTCCAGTTTACAGCATGACTCAAAAACGAAGAGggatatgtttaataataaataacgtGGACTATGCTGATCCCTCGAAGGTAAGGTCTGGATCACAAAAGGACTGTAAAGATCTAAAGGCCACCTTTAGAAAGATACTCTTTAAAGTGatcgttttaaaaaatttgacgGACTCGAACATAATTTCGGCAATAAAGAAAATGTCGACTCGGGATCACTCTCAATATGACTCTTTTGTGTGCTGTATTTTAGCACATGGAGGGCGAGGTACAGTAACTGGCGTGAACGATAAACCTGTACATCTTGAAAAAATTACATCTAACTTCCGGGTATGTGACTGTCCGTCTCTCGCAGGAAAACCCAAAGTATTCATCATTCAGGCTTGCCAAGGTTCCAGAGAACAACGAGGTGTGGAGCTACACCAGTCAGATTCCATTTCTGATGACACCCCACTTATGACATTAGCGGATGGTGCCGACTTCTTCATGGCGTATGCGACAGAACCAGGATTCAAATCATACAGAAACCCACGCACTGGATCTTTTTTCATTAACAGTCTGTGTAAAAACATAAACCAATACAAGAGCCACGAGTTGTCGCAGATAATGCGAAAGGTTTGTGCTGAAATCGCACATATAACTATTAATGACGACATGAAACAGGTTCCCTGGGTATCGTCCACACTGACCAAGGATCTGGTTCTCTGGCCAGTGTacacaaataaaacagtgaCATAATTACTTTGAAGGGAAGATCCAGTTTACAGTACACGAGCGAACTATGATATCGACTCACACTCCTTGGACCGAGATGTTTAATTTCAGTAATTACCCTTTATTGACTATCAATTCCTAGGACGTTTAGGTGTTGGTTTGTCCTGCTTCAGCTAAACGTGGTGACACCTTCCTCACAAACAGACAGCAAAACAGACTTGAAATCTTATACGCAGCCACCAATACCTCAGAAACTTTAATGTTGATATGTGAACTGTAACCGTCGGTGGACAACAAGTTTATATAGTTGCCAGAATATCTTGGATATGAGGAATATTTTCTTCATTTGAAACTGGATTAATGATCCAGGGATTccatcaacaacatcaacaaaaaagaagaagaaaaaaacaaacaaacaaacaaaaacaacaaaaaaccctaacaaCAAACTATTTCTAGATTAGTCTTCGGTTTGAGAGCTTAGCATCAAAGTGATGTACAAAATGGTTGAATTTATACAAGTAATTtctttaaaagtaacaaatacaaTGTGATGCAAAGTCAGTTCGGATTGGATCTGACCATTTAGTACAATAGTGCTCTTCTCTTAGTGTTGTATTCATGAGAGTGAGAACCAATACTTTTGACTACATAAGTATTACAATTTGAGTAAGAAACGCATACGTTTCTTAAGGCAGGAACATGTATGAACATACTATATAGATAATAATGAGTTAATGATGTAGAAtgtcggctttatcctgtgaaaataagaatgggaatttctcattcggcctgaacaggataaagccaatatccgacgtattatttctgttattgtacgatgacctagaggtcaaatgagcgattttgtaatgtagctatgcgtgtgacgtcacatgcgtgacatcaaaagtcataTTCTGCTACTATGCgaatatgactttgctttatccatcATCATAATATGTCAAgtataa
Proteins encoded in this region:
- the LOC121373089 gene encoding caspase-3-like, with translation MSNTRAVIRNRLEIVSRQIDLTELNNQLEERRKKRMKTCYPVEIDIYLDYSTWESEEEEDMEEEENARHIWLCRVYDENPYRCRLSDERSRFVIQFGTLMELISMVRKIAFPNASFTQNRPLQIVDTCKEFPVYSMTQKRRGICLIINNVDYADPSKVRSGSQKDCKDLKATFRKILFKVIVLKNLTDSNIISAIKKMSTRDHSQYDSFVCCILAHGGRGTVTGVNDKPVHLEKITSNFRVCDCPSLAGKPKVFIIQACQGSREQRGVELHQSDSISDDTPLMTLADGADFFMAYATEPGFKSYRNPRTGSFFINSLCKNINQYKSHELSQIMRKVCAEIAHITINDDMKQVPWVSSTLTKDLVLWPVYTNKTVT